A part of Streptomyces sp. DSM 40750 genomic DNA contains:
- a CDS encoding MFS transporter — protein MRVLINEPVERMNGPYARRWWALLVLCLSLLMIVMANTALTVAAPSMTQDLGLSSTDLQWVIDGYTIPYAALMLLFAAVGDKYSRRGALVLGLALFGGGAIWGSLVDSATGVIAARAVMGVGAALIMPATLSLLAATFPRAERTKAITLWAGTAGFAIAAGPLIAGMLLESSSWQSTFLINVPVIALAIVGAFVLVPPSKATHAPRIDYVGGLLSVVWIAALVFTLIEAPHGWDAKAVTGTVIGGVGLVAFVLWELHHPHPLLDPRRFADRAFTGANIAVVLFLLAVFGAFYYLTQHLQFVLRYDALETGIRMLPLAGAVFAGSALTGYLTPRIGGKATIVAGMVGGTTALALLTQVDKSSSYGDFVAPLIALGLAIGLALSPCTDAIMGAFPEEELGVGSAVNDTSQELGGAIGIAILGSLLSTSYSSNLSDATAGSKLPAGALNQAQDSVAAGYGVAEGIGDQARQLAEQAARATDPQQAAQLREQADQLTYGAHQMAEAVGSSFADAVAHTSLVGAAILGVGAVSVALLLPGKGRGAEAGAESNTKAGAGIKASVAQEKEPEFTRSNP, from the coding sequence ATGCGTGTGCTCATAAACGAACCGGTCGAGAGAATGAACGGGCCCTACGCCCGGCGCTGGTGGGCTCTGCTCGTGCTCTGTCTGAGCCTGCTGATGATCGTGATGGCCAACACCGCCCTCACGGTCGCGGCTCCCTCCATGACCCAGGACCTCGGCCTGTCCAGCACGGACCTGCAGTGGGTGATTGACGGCTACACCATCCCTTACGCCGCCCTGATGCTGCTGTTCGCCGCGGTCGGCGACAAGTACAGCCGACGCGGCGCGCTCGTTCTCGGGCTCGCCCTGTTCGGCGGCGGAGCGATCTGGGGTTCACTCGTCGACAGTGCGACCGGGGTCATCGCGGCCCGTGCGGTGATGGGTGTCGGTGCGGCGCTCATCATGCCCGCCACGCTCTCCCTCCTCGCCGCGACCTTCCCGCGCGCCGAGCGGACCAAGGCGATCACCTTGTGGGCGGGCACCGCCGGTTTCGCCATCGCCGCCGGACCGCTGATCGCGGGCATGCTGTTGGAGAGCTCCAGCTGGCAGTCCACCTTCCTGATCAACGTTCCCGTGATCGCCCTCGCCATCGTCGGCGCCTTCGTCCTGGTACCGCCGTCCAAGGCCACGCACGCACCGCGGATCGACTACGTCGGGGGGCTGCTGTCGGTGGTGTGGATCGCCGCGCTGGTCTTCACGCTCATCGAGGCCCCGCACGGCTGGGACGCCAAGGCGGTCACGGGCACGGTCATCGGGGGCGTGGGGCTCGTGGCGTTCGTCCTCTGGGAGCTGCACCACCCGCACCCCCTCCTCGACCCGCGCCGCTTCGCGGACCGCGCGTTCACGGGTGCCAACATCGCCGTCGTACTGTTCCTCCTCGCGGTCTTCGGTGCCTTCTACTACCTCACCCAGCACCTCCAGTTCGTCCTGCGGTACGACGCGTTGGAGACCGGCATACGCATGCTGCCGCTCGCCGGCGCGGTCTTCGCCGGCTCCGCGCTGACCGGCTACCTCACCCCGCGCATCGGCGGGAAAGCGACGATCGTCGCGGGCATGGTCGGCGGCACGACGGCACTCGCGCTGCTCACCCAGGTCGACAAGTCGTCGTCGTACGGCGATTTCGTGGCACCCCTCATCGCACTCGGGCTCGCGATCGGCCTGGCGCTCTCGCCCTGCACGGACGCGATCATGGGTGCGTTCCCCGAGGAGGAGCTGGGCGTGGGCAGCGCGGTCAACGACACCTCGCAGGAACTGGGCGGGGCGATCGGCATCGCCATACTCGGTTCGCTGCTGTCGACCTCGTACTCGTCGAACCTGTCGGACGCAACCGCCGGCAGCAAGCTCCCGGCCGGCGCGCTGAACCAGGCGCAGGACTCGGTCGCCGCCGGGTACGGGGTCGCCGAGGGCATCGGCGACCAGGCACGGCAGCTCGCCGAACAAGCAGCGCGGGCGACCGACCCCCAGCAGGCCGCGCAGCTACGAGAGCAGGCCGACCAACTCACCTACGGCGCCCACCAGATGGCGGAAGCGGTCGGCTCGTCCTTCGCGGACGCGGTGGCTCACACCA